In Aureibaculum algae, the following are encoded in one genomic region:
- a CDS encoding Na+/H+ antiporter NhaC family protein → MTDYGFLSILPPVLAIILALKTKQVYVSLVLGIWLSWLIMSDWNFLEGTLATLEGFVNVFKSEGNTRTIMFSALVGALLLFIQYSRGVEGFVNQLNKLIVYFENKQSGYSRVVVQLLAFLTGMALFVETSISSLTVGTIYRPVFDKLKIPREKLAYIADSSSAPSSILIPFNAWGAFIMGLLLTQGIDNPFGVLMSSIKYNFYPIIALLLVVVVIVSKKDFGPMAKAEKRTRDTGKLLNDGSKPMISEAVTSYEPKEGIPARAFNMIVPLVTMVIMMPVWLAYTGWNNVTDATSWFNHFVTSLGEGSGSSSVLYAVTTSIVVGMILYRSQGIMRSREMVDLILKGISELMPLALLMLLAFAIGDACKALGTGQFVANWSKDWLSPEFLPAIVFIISSFIAFSTGTSWGTFAIMLAISIPMANLHGSDVTLVVAATLGGGIFGDHCSPISDTSIISSMASASDHIDHVRTQLPYALVGGIITVILYLILGFTMN, encoded by the coding sequence ATGACAGATTACGGTTTCCTATCCATTTTACCCCCAGTATTAGCCATTATTTTAGCCTTAAAAACCAAACAAGTATATGTATCCTTGGTGTTAGGCATTTGGTTATCATGGCTTATCATGAGCGATTGGAACTTTTTAGAAGGTACTTTGGCTACATTAGAAGGTTTTGTAAATGTTTTTAAATCGGAAGGAAATACCAGAACCATAATGTTTAGTGCCTTAGTCGGTGCTTTATTACTTTTTATTCAATACTCTCGTGGTGTTGAAGGTTTTGTGAATCAGTTAAATAAACTCATTGTTTATTTTGAAAATAAACAAAGTGGGTATAGCCGTGTAGTGGTTCAATTATTGGCTTTCCTTACGGGAATGGCTCTTTTTGTTGAAACCAGTATTAGTTCGTTAACCGTAGGTACTATTTATCGTCCCGTTTTTGATAAACTTAAAATTCCCCGTGAAAAATTAGCGTATATAGCAGATTCTAGTTCTGCTCCATCCTCAATTTTAATCCCCTTTAATGCTTGGGGAGCCTTTATTATGGGCTTATTATTAACTCAAGGAATAGATAATCCTTTCGGCGTATTAATGTCTTCTATAAAGTATAATTTTTACCCAATTATAGCCTTGCTTTTAGTTGTTGTTGTTATAGTATCTAAAAAAGATTTTGGACCTATGGCTAAAGCTGAAAAACGAACGCGTGATACCGGAAAACTACTAAATGATGGATCTAAACCAATGATATCTGAGGCCGTAACATCTTATGAGCCTAAAGAAGGTATCCCTGCTAGGGCTTTCAATATGATTGTTCCTTTGGTAACAATGGTTATTATGATGCCTGTTTGGTTGGCATATACGGGATGGAATAATGTTACAGATGCCACCTCTTGGTTTAATCATTTTGTAACGTCATTAGGTGAAGGCTCAGGGTCTTCTTCTGTACTTTATGCGGTAACTACTTCTATTGTTGTGGGTATGATTTTATACCGCTCGCAAGGCATAATGCGAAGTAGAGAAATGGTAGACCTCATTTTAAAAGGAATTAGTGAATTAATGCCTTTGGCGTTGTTAATGTTATTAGCATTTGCCATTGGAGATGCATGTAAGGCATTGGGCACAGGACAGTTTGTTGCCAATTGGTCTAAAGACTGGTTATCACCTGAATTTTTACCTGCCATTGTTTTTATTATAAGTTCTTTTATAGCCTTTTCCACAGGTACCTCGTGGGGAACATTTGCTATAATGTTGGCTATTTCTATCCCCATGGCAAATTTACACGGATCTGATGTTACCTTAGTCGTTGCTGCAACATTAGGTGGCGGTATTTTTGGTGATCACTGCTCCCCTATTTCAGACACCTCCATAATTTCCTCCATGGCATCAGCCAGTGACCATATTGACCACGTACGAACACAATTACCTTACGCATTAGTTGGCGGTATAATTACGGTGATTTTATATTTGATTTTAGGGTTTACAATGAATTAA
- a CDS encoding TlpA disulfide reductase family protein translates to MIKNIIPIFILTLLLSINVSCNKQKPTTTTEKVAVKQFQTEIPIYDFNQLEPLLYTERDKIYIVNFWAMWCAPCVKELPYLQEFAAKNPAIELVLVSLDFTKDIETKLKPFLEKNKITSKVILLDDPDANTWIDKIDPNWSGAIPFTIIFNNKKRLFFERAFEDLKDLENEINKIRNH, encoded by the coding sequence ATGATCAAGAATATAATACCCATTTTTATTTTAACGCTCTTATTGAGTATAAACGTTAGTTGTAATAAGCAGAAACCAACAACTACCACAGAAAAGGTTGCTGTAAAACAATTTCAAACTGAAATACCAATTTACGACTTTAACCAATTAGAACCACTACTTTATACGGAGCGTGATAAAATTTATATCGTTAACTTTTGGGCTATGTGGTGTGCTCCTTGTGTAAAAGAACTGCCTTATTTACAAGAATTTGCTGCAAAAAACCCAGCAATAGAATTGGTATTGGTAAGTCTTGATTTTACAAAAGATATAGAAACGAAATTAAAACCTTTTTTAGAAAAAAATAAGATCACTTCAAAGGTCATTTTATTGGATGATCCAGATGCCAATACATGGATAGATAAAATAGATCCAAACTGGTCTGGAGCCATCCCTTTTACCATAATTTTTAACAATAAAAAACGCCTGTTTTTTGAACGTGCTTTCGAAGATTTGAAAGATTTAGAAAATGAAATTAATAAAATACGTAATCACTAA
- a CDS encoding type II toxin-antitoxin system RelE/ParE family toxin: MKLSYKNNKLEKSLTTDKGIAKSYGKLAKKVKLRITQIKNADNLEVISKLPVLRLHQHIGKGKGTWSIDIQENWRIIFEIHQDPIPTLEDGGIDLKAITIISIESIEDPH; this comes from the coding sequence ATGAAATTATCGTATAAAAATAACAAACTAGAGAAATCGCTCACTACCGATAAGGGTATAGCAAAGAGTTACGGCAAGTTGGCAAAGAAAGTAAAGTTAAGGATAACTCAGATTAAAAATGCAGATAATTTAGAAGTTATCTCAAAATTACCTGTATTGCGATTACACCAACACATAGGTAAAGGTAAAGGTACTTGGTCAATAGATATTCAAGAAAATTGGAGAATAATATTCGAGATACACCAAGACCCTATACCAACCTTAGAAGATGGTGGAATAGATTTAAAAGCGATAACAATTATAAGTATCGAGTCTATAGAAGACCCCCACTAA
- a CDS encoding HigA family addiction module antitoxin has product MTDLQIKKSLLSCPGDSIQEHIDHVGMSQAELAERLGRSVPKLNELIKGKAPITKETATKLEYVLGVPASFWLNLERTYQDELLEIEQMEHLEQCQEWVASFPLAKMKSFGLLPDTRKKPELANGLLKFFRVASPTQWSDIYNGSSLAFKIELRHTAEPQAISVWLRLGELQADKIKVAAFDKKALRNCLEQIQDISYKHSATWLEELQALCASCGVALVYTPCIAKAPIYGATRWIKNNSVPLIQITDRQKDYNAFWFTLFHELGHILYHGKKDIFIDGIESIKPDKEKEDEADAFAARMLLSEKERNELFQYPNFDKELILQLSQKFKKHPGIIVAQVQRQYNDLYRNVRLNSLKTKVEFTELSI; this is encoded by the coding sequence ATGACTGATTTACAAATTAAAAAATCCTTACTCTCTTGCCCAGGAGATAGTATTCAAGAGCATATTGACCACGTTGGTATGTCACAAGCTGAATTAGCAGAACGATTGGGTAGGTCTGTTCCTAAACTAAATGAGTTAATAAAAGGAAAAGCACCAATAACTAAAGAAACAGCCACCAAATTAGAATATGTACTGGGGGTGCCTGCCAGTTTTTGGCTCAATTTAGAGCGTACCTATCAAGACGAATTATTAGAGATAGAGCAAATGGAACATTTAGAGCAATGTCAAGAATGGGTAGCGTCTTTCCCGTTAGCTAAAATGAAATCTTTTGGTTTACTACCTGATACTCGTAAAAAACCTGAATTAGCAAATGGCTTATTAAAGTTCTTTAGAGTTGCCTCTCCTACGCAATGGTCAGATATTTATAATGGTAGTTCGTTAGCCTTCAAAATAGAGCTGCGACATACAGCAGAACCACAAGCTATTTCTGTTTGGTTACGTTTAGGAGAATTACAAGCAGATAAAATAAAGGTAGCAGCTTTTGATAAAAAAGCATTACGTAATTGTTTAGAACAAATTCAAGACATTTCCTACAAGCATTCAGCCACTTGGTTAGAAGAATTGCAAGCACTTTGTGCATCTTGCGGAGTAGCTTTAGTTTATACACCTTGCATTGCCAAAGCACCAATATATGGAGCTACAAGATGGATAAAAAACAATAGTGTACCTCTTATTCAAATAACCGATAGACAAAAAGATTATAATGCTTTTTGGTTCACGTTATTTCACGAGTTAGGGCATATTTTATACCATGGTAAAAAAGATATTTTTATTGATGGTATAGAAAGTATTAAACCTGATAAAGAAAAGGAAGATGAAGCAGATGCGTTTGCAGCTCGTATGCTATTATCAGAAAAAGAAAGAAACGAGTTGTTTCAATACCCTAACTTTGATAAAGAATTGATTTTACAACTCAGTCAAAAATTTAAAAAACATCCAGGTATTATTGTAGCCCAAGTACAAAGACAATACAATGATTTATATAGAAATGTAAGATTGAATAGCTTAAAAACGAAGGTGGAATTTACCGAATTGTCAATTTAA
- the era gene encoding GTPase Era, producing the protein MHKAGFVNIIGNPNVGKSTLMNAFVGERLSIITSKAQTTRHRILGIVNGEDFQILFSDTPGIIKPAYELQASMMDFVKSAFEDADVLIYMVEIGEKDLKDEAFFDKITNAKIPVLLLINKIDTSKQEILEDQMVYWQEKVPNARVVPISALQNFNIKSVLENIIELLPESPAFYPKDQLTDKPERFFVNEAIREKILVHYKKEIPYAVEIDTEEFVEEPNIIKIRSIIMVERESQKGIIIGHKGAGLKRVGSEARRDLEKFFGKKIYLELYVKVNKDWRSNKNQLKRFGYKE; encoded by the coding sequence ATGCATAAAGCAGGATTTGTAAATATAATCGGTAACCCAAACGTAGGTAAATCTACGTTAATGAACGCCTTTGTAGGTGAACGTTTATCTATCATTACCTCAAAAGCACAGACTACACGTCATCGTATTTTGGGAATTGTTAATGGTGAAGATTTTCAGATACTATTTTCTGATACACCAGGTATAATAAAACCGGCCTACGAATTACAAGCATCCATGATGGACTTTGTTAAATCAGCTTTTGAAGATGCAGATGTGCTTATTTATATGGTTGAAATTGGCGAAAAGGATTTAAAAGACGAAGCTTTTTTCGATAAGATAACCAATGCCAAAATCCCCGTTTTGTTATTGATTAATAAAATTGATACTTCAAAACAGGAAATTTTGGAAGACCAAATGGTCTATTGGCAAGAAAAAGTACCTAACGCTAGGGTGGTGCCGATTTCGGCATTACAGAATTTTAATATTAAGAGCGTACTTGAAAACATTATTGAACTGTTGCCAGAATCTCCAGCATTCTATCCAAAAGATCAATTGACTGATAAACCCGAACGCTTTTTTGTAAACGAAGCTATTAGAGAAAAAATATTAGTACATTATAAAAAGGAAATTCCTTATGCTGTAGAAATTGATACTGAAGAATTCGTTGAAGAACCTAACATCATTAAAATCCGTTCTATTATTATGGTTGAACGTGAGTCTCAAAAAGGGATTATCATTGGTCATAAAGGGGCGGGACTTAAACGTGTGGGCTCAGAAGCCAGAAGAGATTTGGAAAAATTCTTTGGTAAGAAAATTTATCTTGAACTCTATGTTAAAGTAAATAAGGACTGGCGTTCTAATAAAAATCAATTAAAAAGATTTGGGTATAAAGAGTGA
- a CDS encoding GNAT family N-acetyltransferase: MNFKLKQAHPHDIQIAFDLLKSASKTLEQKNISQWKYWQDPPVEKIKWVEDGFLNNEFYFIKNVNDAVMGMVRILEEDLSYWGAMNDQSKYIHSLVIDKSFSGNNLGKQVILYIEENSKKNNFQYLRLDCDASNAKLSAYYENLGYILVGQKQLPLGVYNLYQKELI, translated from the coding sequence ATGAACTTTAAGCTCAAGCAAGCCCACCCACATGACATACAAATAGCCTTCGATTTATTGAAATCAGCATCCAAAACATTGGAGCAGAAGAATATTAGTCAATGGAAGTATTGGCAAGATCCTCCTGTTGAGAAAATTAAATGGGTAGAGGATGGCTTTTTAAATAATGAATTCTACTTCATTAAAAATGTGAATGATGCAGTTATGGGGATGGTTCGAATTTTAGAAGAAGATTTGAGCTATTGGGGAGCAATGAATGATCAGTCAAAATATATACACTCGTTGGTTATTGACAAATCCTTTTCTGGTAATAATTTGGGGAAACAGGTTATTCTATATATTGAGGAAAATTCGAAAAAAAATAATTTTCAGTATTTAAGATTAGATTGCGACGCTTCAAATGCGAAGCTTTCTGCATACTACGAAAACCTTGGGTATATATTGGTTGGGCAAAAACAACTACCACTTGGAGTTTATAATTTATACCAGAAGGAGCTAATTTAA
- a CDS encoding DUF4348 domain-containing protein codes for MKQIAFILFLIFISCKNESKTEPQNKKSTETNSLKNSNNIIIPADVDLAFETFFEYFNKDSLFQVSRIDFPLKIMELDSENDYADVEKLIDLQSYRMLNLKYDSSFEKRAYDKYTQETLLNGNSAIVKMRGIDNGIYTDYEFKKSDGQWKLETWKDSST; via the coding sequence ATGAAACAGATCGCATTCATTTTATTTTTGATTTTTATAAGCTGTAAAAACGAATCAAAAACTGAACCTCAAAATAAAAAATCAACAGAAACGAATAGTCTTAAAAATTCAAATAATATAATTATCCCCGCTGATGTAGACTTGGCCTTTGAAACTTTTTTTGAATATTTTAATAAGGACTCACTATTTCAAGTAAGTAGAATTGATTTCCCATTGAAAATAATGGAATTGGATTCTGAAAATGACTACGCTGATGTAGAAAAATTAATTGATTTACAAAGTTATCGTATGTTAAATCTCAAGTATGACAGTTCTTTTGAAAAGAGAGCATATGATAAATACACTCAAGAGACTCTATTGAACGGAAATAGTGCCATCGTTAAAATGAGGGGAATAGACAACGGAATTTATACCGACTATGAGTTCAAAAAAAGTGATGGACAATGGAAATTAGAAACTTGGAAAGACTCTTCAACTTAA
- a CDS encoding ABC transporter ATP-binding protein, with amino-acid sequence MKKRSNITLFQLFKKLINYIKPYKYLVIVTLVLTLIGAFLAQVNALILRYAVDELTVLKEQDKTLQDGLSLLTTISVILLSKELLYAIVQFGQKFYGEKMKIFISRDFAQQVVDKILTYKMAFYSSGENESGKLQTRIDLGISSLTQLVKNFFIDILPLFTSAIIALFFMFQANFYVGLVSLTIIPVFFYISSLQANKLKGFRRKMRGFRETRNNSIIDLINSITVIKSFTRENLESKKHEEIQLDMTENQMKTRQLSFLFDSVKSFIEQFGVVIIIVLTAYFVLNGTMTIGAIMFHILLFNNVSAPIRQLHRIYDEVNDALIYSEAFFEIMDADETEFSGKYIPKKVIGNFELKNVDFAYPNGTKALFDVSMVIKPNTINALVGLSGAGKSTIVNLLDKFYQPSSGTIYLDGVDLQKYDTLWLRDNIGLVLQKNHIFNGTIEENILYGKENATHEEVVDAAIKAHIHEQIINLPDGYNSKATLLSGGQKQRVSIARLFLKNPPIIFLDEPTASLDAIATEQIKKSLDSIKQGRTVIIISHSISQIIDAENVIVLEKGKVIEEGTHEELYDNESTYHEIFNAMANSLNLDKITDTMNE; translated from the coding sequence ATGAAGAAACGATCTAACATTACGCTATTTCAACTTTTTAAGAAATTAATTAATTATATAAAGCCGTATAAGTATTTAGTCATTGTAACGTTGGTTTTAACACTTATAGGTGCCTTTCTTGCTCAAGTTAATGCTCTAATATTGCGTTATGCTGTAGACGAACTTACCGTGCTAAAAGAGCAAGATAAAACCTTGCAAGATGGGTTATCACTTTTAACAACTATTAGTGTAATTCTATTATCAAAAGAGTTGCTTTATGCTATAGTACAATTTGGTCAAAAATTTTATGGAGAAAAGATGAAAATCTTTATTTCAAGAGATTTTGCACAGCAAGTTGTAGATAAGATCTTAACTTATAAAATGGCTTTCTATAGCTCTGGTGAAAATGAAAGTGGTAAACTGCAAACACGAATAGATTTAGGAATTTCAAGTTTAACTCAATTGGTCAAAAATTTCTTTATTGATATCCTTCCTTTATTTACAAGTGCAATTATAGCTTTATTTTTTATGTTTCAAGCTAACTTCTATGTTGGCTTAGTCAGCCTTACCATTATACCTGTTTTTTTCTATATCAGTAGTCTGCAAGCCAATAAATTAAAAGGGTTTAGACGGAAAATGAGAGGGTTCAGAGAAACAAGAAACAATAGTATTATTGACCTCATCAATTCAATAACTGTTATAAAATCATTTACCAGAGAAAACTTAGAAAGTAAAAAGCATGAGGAGATTCAATTAGACATGACCGAAAATCAAATGAAAACGCGTCAACTAAGTTTTTTATTTGATAGTGTAAAGTCCTTTATTGAACAATTTGGAGTTGTTATTATTATTGTCTTAACCGCCTATTTTGTATTGAATGGTACCATGACAATTGGAGCCATTATGTTTCATATTTTATTATTTAACAATGTTTCAGCTCCTATCCGTCAGTTACATCGAATTTACGATGAAGTAAATGATGCACTTATTTACTCAGAAGCATTTTTTGAAATAATGGATGCTGATGAAACTGAATTTAGTGGGAAGTATATACCGAAAAAAGTAATAGGGAATTTTGAACTAAAAAATGTAGATTTTGCCTATCCAAATGGTACCAAAGCCTTATTTGATGTTTCTATGGTTATTAAACCCAATACTATAAATGCCTTGGTAGGTTTGAGTGGTGCAGGAAAAAGCACCATCGTTAATTTATTAGATAAGTTTTACCAACCTTCATCAGGAACAATTTATTTAGATGGTGTTGATTTACAGAAATATGATACGCTCTGGCTTAGAGATAATATTGGATTGGTGCTACAGAAAAATCATATTTTTAATGGTACAATAGAAGAAAACATCCTTTATGGAAAAGAAAATGCTACCCATGAAGAGGTTGTTGATGCAGCTATAAAAGCACACATTCATGAGCAAATTATAAATTTACCAGACGGTTACAACTCAAAAGCTACCTTATTGTCTGGCGGTCAGAAACAAAGGGTATCTATTGCACGACTTTTTTTAAAAAACCCTCCCATAATTTTTCTTGATGAACCAACAGCAAGCTTGGATGCAATTGCTACAGAGCAAATTAAAAAGAGTTTAGATTCTATTAAACAAGGACGAACAGTCATAATTATTTCACACAGTATTTCTCAAATCATAGATGCGGAAAATGTGATTGTTTTAGAAAAAGGAAAAGTAATTGAAGAAGGAACTCATGAGGAGTTGTATGATAACGAAAGTACGTATCATGAAATTTTTAATGCCATGGCCAACAGTCTCAATCTTGATAAAATTACCGACACAATGAATGAATAA
- a CDS encoding DoxX family protein — translation MIHLNKVVGVVTVRLILGFIFFMQGFGKVFSIGVENVYNADFFYGTFKDLLPEFLIYATAYYTSYIELLAGFLLVLGLKTNYALYALASVLIIVTFGHGLAEPIWDLSHVMYRTILLVTLLIVPKEWDKFSMDTIIRKYMNKSKNLTE, via the coding sequence ATGATACATTTAAACAAAGTAGTTGGTGTAGTAACCGTCAGATTAATTTTAGGATTCATTTTTTTTATGCAAGGATTTGGAAAAGTATTTTCTATAGGTGTAGAAAATGTATATAACGCAGATTTTTTTTATGGTACTTTTAAAGATCTTTTACCTGAATTTCTAATTTACGCAACGGCTTATTACACATCATATATTGAGTTACTTGCGGGGTTTCTTTTGGTGTTAGGTTTAAAAACAAATTATGCCTTATATGCCCTAGCATCCGTTTTAATTATTGTAACCTTTGGACATGGATTAGCTGAACCCATTTGGGATTTATCTCATGTTATGTATCGTACAATTCTCTTGGTAACGCTTTTAATAGTACCAAAAGAATGGGATAAATTTTCAATGGACACTATAATTAGAAAATACATGAACAAAAGTAAAAACTTGACGGAGTAA
- a CDS encoding YciI family protein, which translates to MKEFMMIFRNEKTNQPKPSPEQMQAMIKQWQDWIGGIAAQGKFVSTNALGYEGQTVNSNGIVSDGPYAEVKEMIGGYIIVKAENLADAVKLSEGCPTLLMGGKVEVRDVMILN; encoded by the coding sequence ATGAAAGAATTTATGATGATTTTCAGAAACGAAAAAACTAACCAGCCAAAACCTTCGCCAGAACAAATGCAAGCGATGATTAAACAATGGCAAGATTGGATTGGAGGAATTGCTGCACAAGGAAAATTCGTTAGCACCAATGCATTGGGTTACGAAGGACAAACGGTAAATTCAAACGGAATTGTGAGCGATGGACCTTATGCAGAGGTAAAAGAAATGATTGGAGGTTATATTATTGTAAAAGCTGAAAACCTAGCCGATGCTGTAAAACTTTCTGAAGGTTGCCCAACACTTCTTATGGGTGGAAAAGTAGAAGTTAGAGATGTAATGATACTTAATTAA
- a CDS encoding thioredoxin family protein, which produces MKKINLIIAFVFITASIISCKDKPENNKEVASTEQHEGRDGHPPKGEGDRKGPPKGGSPEQTKTLEEIGGYKIGEVATDFNLKNVDGNMVSLAGIKDAKGYIVTFTCNGCPFSVLYEDRLIELHNKYASQGYSVIAINPNTASGGENESYEAMQKRAKEKGFPFAYLVDEGQKISPQYGAVRTPHVFLLDKDRKVQYIGTIDDNSRAPENVKVKYVEDAIKALENGEKPSPNFTKAIGCPVKPHKV; this is translated from the coding sequence ATGAAAAAAATCAATTTAATTATAGCATTTGTATTTATAACGGCAAGTATTATTTCTTGTAAAGATAAACCTGAAAACAATAAAGAGGTAGCATCAACTGAGCAACATGAAGGTCGTGATGGTCATCCACCAAAAGGTGAAGGAGATAGAAAAGGACCTCCTAAAGGTGGCAGTCCTGAACAAACTAAAACCCTCGAAGAAATTGGAGGTTATAAAATTGGTGAGGTAGCTACTGATTTTAATCTTAAAAATGTTGATGGAAATATGGTTTCATTAGCGGGAATTAAAGATGCCAAAGGCTACATTGTTACTTTTACGTGTAATGGATGTCCTTTTTCTGTACTTTATGAAGATCGTTTAATTGAATTACATAACAAGTACGCAAGTCAAGGCTATTCAGTCATTGCTATTAATCCGAATACGGCATCAGGTGGTGAAAACGAAAGTTACGAAGCCATGCAAAAACGTGCGAAGGAAAAAGGATTCCCTTTTGCATATCTCGTTGACGAAGGTCAAAAAATATCCCCACAATATGGTGCCGTTAGAACGCCACATGTATTTTTACTAGATAAAGATAGAAAAGTACAATATATTGGTACCATTGATGACAATTCAAGAGCTCCAGAAAACGTAAAAGTAAAATACGTTGAAGATGCGATAAAAGCCTTAGAAAATGGAGAAAAACCAAGTCCTAATTTCACTAAAGCCATTGGTTGTCCAGTTAAACCTCATAAAGTATAG
- a CDS encoding RNA polymerase sigma factor, producing MQEKELIPQLFKTEYRKIISVLCKLFGIVHIEIAEDIANDTFLLASETWGLKGIPENPTAWLYTVAKNKTRDHFKRTKIFNEKVATELKNTQSISHEIELDLSEENINDSQLRMLFAVCNPINSNESQITLALKILCSFGIDEIANALLSSKETINKRLYRAKKTLRENNVDLSFPSNSDLEKRLDNVLSILYLLFNEGYYSSTSTNTIRKELCLEAMRLLYLLTENDKTNVPKANALMALFCFHTSRFDARFDQIGQQVMYKEQDKNQWNSELIEKGETYLNISAKGNQISKYHLEAGIAFWHTRKKVVEKEKWNSILQLYNRLLQIEYSPITALNRTYALAMAENKEIALKQALKIDLKQNHLYHSLLAELYSEIDKQKQIEHLNLALKLTKNEKDSILLEHKLKKARG from the coding sequence ATGCAAGAAAAGGAACTTATTCCTCAATTATTCAAAACAGAGTATAGAAAAATCATTTCTGTACTCTGTAAATTGTTCGGTATAGTACATATAGAAATTGCAGAAGACATCGCAAACGATACTTTTCTATTAGCGTCCGAAACATGGGGCTTAAAAGGTATTCCCGAAAACCCAACGGCTTGGCTTTATACCGTCGCCAAAAACAAAACAAGAGACCATTTCAAAAGAACAAAAATCTTTAACGAGAAAGTTGCAACAGAACTTAAAAATACCCAATCCATTTCGCACGAAATAGAACTCGACCTATCCGAAGAAAATATTAATGACAGTCAATTGCGAATGTTGTTTGCCGTATGTAATCCAATCAACAGCAATGAATCACAAATCACTCTTGCTTTAAAAATTCTCTGTAGTTTTGGAATCGATGAAATTGCAAACGCACTTTTAAGCTCAAAGGAAACCATCAACAAAAGGCTTTATAGAGCAAAAAAAACGTTGCGAGAAAACAATGTTGACTTATCGTTTCCTTCAAATTCCGATTTGGAAAAACGATTGGACAATGTTCTTTCTATTTTATATCTCCTTTTTAACGAAGGATATTATTCTTCAACTTCTACAAATACAATTCGTAAGGAATTATGTCTTGAGGCAATGCGTTTACTTTACCTTTTGACCGAGAATGACAAAACAAATGTTCCAAAAGCAAATGCGTTAATGGCTCTATTTTGCTTTCATACGTCACGATTTGATGCCAGATTTGACCAAATTGGGCAACAGGTCATGTATAAAGAACAAGACAAGAACCAATGGAATTCTGAATTGATTGAAAAAGGCGAAACCTATCTTAACATTTCGGCAAAGGGCAATCAAATATCAAAATATCATTTGGAAGCGGGCATAGCATTTTGGCATACAAGAAAAAAAGTAGTAGAAAAAGAAAAATGGAATAGCATTCTACAATTGTACAATAGACTTTTGCAAATCGAATATTCGCCCATTACAGCTTTAAACAGAACTTACGCTTTAGCAATGGCAGAAAATAAAGAAATTGCACTGAAGCAAGCATTAAAAATCGACTTGAAACAAAATCATCTCTACCATTCCCTATTAGCAGAATTATACAGTGAAATAGATAAACAAAAGCAAATAGAACATTTGAATTTAGCCCTAAAACTAACAAAAAATGAAAAGGATAGCATTTTGTTAGAGCATAAGCTGAAGAAAGCCCGTGGTTGA
- a CDS encoding DUF1569 domain-containing protein encodes MALPTIFNKDISEKIIQRINHLKSDSQPNWGKMNVSEMLAHCNVTYEMVYENKHPKPNFFMKAMMKLFVKKIVTSETPYKHNGQTAPAFKIKDSRNFETEKIRLIDYINKTQQLGANSFDNKDSHSFGKLSTNEWNNMFYKHLDHHLHQFGV; translated from the coding sequence ATGGCGTTACCAACTATTTTCAACAAAGACATTTCAGAAAAGATAATTCAACGGATTAACCACCTGAAATCAGACTCCCAACCCAATTGGGGAAAGATGAATGTTTCAGAGATGTTGGCACATTGCAATGTGACCTATGAAATGGTGTATGAAAACAAACATCCGAAACCTAATTTTTTCATGAAAGCAATGATGAAATTATTTGTAAAAAAAATAGTGACAAGCGAAACACCTTACAAACACAACGGACAAACTGCACCTGCGTTTAAAATTAAGGATTCCCGAAACTTTGAAACAGAAAAAATCCGTTTGATCGACTACATTAATAAAACACAACAGTTAGGTGCAAATAGTTTCGACAACAAAGATTCACATTCTTTTGGAAAATTAAGCACAAACGAATGGAACAATATGTTTTATAAACATTTAGACCATCATTTACATCAGTTTGGAGTGTAA